A window from Lytechinus pictus isolate F3 Inbred chromosome 9, Lp3.0, whole genome shotgun sequence encodes these proteins:
- the LOC135155481 gene encoding uncharacterized protein LOC135155481 isoform X2, whose amino-acid sequence MATRMLPSTSTSLINPSSLDTSLESTAIMNSMNTSEALSSMTSSTLSAFSKLDVVSPSSANFSDASTVLETVLFTQTSFDFVTPSDTASTRSDSVQVDLTISDHSSFVRMIDSTALIYSTLTPSFVTPSFDASSLVPPEPSFSTLTPTKYLTSVYDSDTLISTPYFVDSLTIVSTLTQYYDSETAVPSNIYTMESTGSNFSHPGRLTPIPSTPIQTPYTTTPEHETLLPTQIYTQSTSFSQLLIQTPTPSLSSWMNVSSSLQPSSVSLMHSMPDTLSTPSVSDTASLQTTFPSSFLDSTPLLISSMTDYVIMSSGVTITSMPIDVSIETSSSVIMPDVLHSDSVDTLSSTDGILTSTSLPLSTATASLVPLQTSTPASSMLSPMISTELSNTSTEVSRTLHSFSTPETISAIVQTPILSSSVQSMSSVQANESMPSLSLLTNSSTLQEDLSSTYAIMPSDVISQTMMQTIITSFVNSSQSEIMPSPSIYIPMQSSVFNSTMQSLIDSLLSSVANQTGMLPMQASTAVVGSDHVASTLASSANMSSVSLLPMPSAGQMTMVTSVAMESSTALVNKSDSLFPTSSSGFDSVSSSIVAMATEMPLSSPGMIFPTPNSTLSSDFPGLNSTIPTPSLPFMPSSSSSLPPNSTLHSGASATPIVTVSSLSPVTSILSTPSMSLVSSSLPTTAVSVEILSTPLVSLSTPSASVSVSSVFVPTSPTSQTNLSTTDTTPVVVSTANQSLSAEPTTVVMNASSVTPPTSSPNADNVTVSPHTTGAVVSPETSSMTSGVSTSLNYTLTTTPATNVTTTQTGTSTPTTPVTTPMDTTEATTPEATVPPTTSTTISPTTPVETTTPTVVTANQEVTNSSTEPRTTQTRTPTPFDTSFATRPYWLTMGLAIDENINVNAPSYIEEMEGNLADMYVEANRRSNQRMVEMEQLLDQLDPERNPAVDPGGARRKRAVTVNTITAQIIDMTRLTNPTDVELTFYIVEEGTKLLSGEAKTVLDELTLQEMTLYMAVPVNSPPIEVVPSTTVMPSAEPPARLWIIAAVLVPLALLLFCCLCCCCCCCGRKPRKEDGPMDPDTFKMLQFKAKYPYRQYPGSPQDQHLQPVPRGFDVVKQDYANNAFGMEAGMAEGKQQIEEEAEMMIQRELPRRTVEGHVSPVLHTRNQYPIGQSPTPSGTSSSSLVPPLPVKQTKGHQRVRDGSTSGSDTGEELYKQRREYMAAQDEISKVLEPELYSSQGRKRYSRGCCPQREFGGL is encoded by the exons ATGGCAACCCGTATGTTGCCATCAACATCCACATCTTTGATTAACCCCTCCAGTCTGGATACCAGTTTAGAGTCTACTGCTATCATGAACTCTATGAATACTTCTGAAGCACTGTCCAGCATGACTTCTAGTACACTTAGCGCCTTCTCAAAGCTTGATGTAGTATCGCCATCTAGTGCAAACTTTTCTGATGCATCTACTGTGCTTGAAACTGTTTTGTTTACTCAGACCTCATTTGACTTTGTGACACCTTCTGACACTGCTTCCACTAGATCTGATAGTGTACAAGTCGATCTTACTATTTCCGATCATTCCTCATTTGTTCGGATGATTGATTCGACCGCCCTGATTTATTCAACTTTAACACCTTCATTTGTAACACCTTCCTTTGACGCATCATCATTAGTGCCTCCAGAGCCTTCATTCTCTACCTTAACACCAACAAAATACCTTACTTCAGTGTATGATTCTGACACCTTGATATCAACACCTTATTTTGTAGATAGTTTAACCATCGTTAGTACACTAACACAATATTATGATAGTGAAACAGCTGTGCCTTCTAACATTTACACTATGGAATCCACAGGATCCAATTTTTCCCATCCTGGGAGACTAACACCAATACCAAGTACACCAATACAAACACCATACACAACAACACCAGAACATGAAACACTGTTACCTACACAAATATATACTCAGTCGACATCCTTTTCTCAATTGCTTATTCAAACACCAACACCTTCATTATCATCTTGGATGAATGTATCCTCAAGCCTGCAACCATCTAGTGTTTCCTTAATGCATAGCATGCCTGACACCCTGTCAACCCCATCTGTTAGTGATACCGCGTCGCTGCAAACGACTTTCCCATCATCATTCCTTGATAGTACTCCCTTGCTGATCAGCTCGATGACTGATTATGTGATTATGTCCTCTGGAGTTACAATAACTAGCATGCCAATTGATGTGTCTATTGAAACATCTTCATCTGTCATTATGCCGGATGTTTTACATTCTGACTCTGTGGATACTCTTTCATCAACAGATGGCATTTTGACATCCACCTCATTACCGTTGTCAACGGCAACCGCATCACTGGTCCCTCTCCAGACATCTACTCCCGCATCATCTATGCTTTCTCCAATGATATCAACAGAACTGTCAAACACTAGTACTGAAGTTTCACGAACTTTGCATAGTTTTTCAACACCGGAGACGATATCAGCAATTGTTCAAACACCTATTCTTTCATCATCAGTGCAATCTATGAGCAGCGTGCAAGCAAATGAAAGTATgccttcattatcattattaactaATTCAAGTACACTTCAGGAAGACCTGTCATCAACCTATGCAATCATGCCCAGTGATGTAATCTCTCAGACCATGATGCAAACTATCATCACCTCTTTTGTAAATTCCTCCCAAAGCGAAATCATGCCATCTCCCTCGATTTACATACCAATGCAATCATCTGTTTTTAATTCAACAATGCAGTCATTAATAGATTCCTTGTTAAGCTCAGTAGCTAATCAAACTGGAATGTTGCCAATGCAGGCATCAACTGCAGTGGTTGGAAGTGACCATGTTGCTAGTACCCTTGCCTCAAGTGCAAACATGTCATCAGTTTCTTTGTTGCCAATGCCTTCTGCCGGTCAGATGACTATGGTAACTTCTGTTGCAATGGAATCTTCTACAGCTCTTGTGAACAAAAGTGATTCTCTGTTCCCCACTTCATCATCTGGTTTTGATTCAGTATCATCAAGTATagttgccatggcaactgaAATGCCATTATCCTCCCCGGGGATGATTTTCCCAACTCCAAATAGCACATTATCATCAGACTTTCCTGGGTTGAATTCAACAATACCCACCCCAAGTCTTCCATTCATGCCATCGTCCAGTTCCTCCTTACCTCCCAACTCTACACTCCACTCAGGAGCATCCGCAACCCCTATAGTGACCGTCTCTTCTCTCTCACcggtgacttctattttgtccACTCCATCAATGTCTCTGGTTTCCTCAAGTTTACCTACAACTGCAGTTTCTGTGGAAATCCTATCCACACCCTTGGTTTCCTTGAGCACCCCTTCTGCTTCAGTTTCAGTGAGTTCAGTGTTTGTACCTACTTCACCAACCTCCCAAACAAATTTGTCCACCACCGATACAACTCCTGTGGTTGTTTCTACCGCAAACCAATCTCTTTCAGCAGAGCCAACAACAGTTGTGATGAACGCATCATCGGTGACTCCTCCAACAAGTTCACCCAATGCTGATAATGTGACGGTCAGCCCTCACACAACGGGTGCGGTAGTGTCTCCGGAGACTTCCTCAATGACTTCTGGAGTGTCCACTTCCTTGAACTACACTTTGACCACCACTCCTGCAACCAATGTGACAACAACTCAAACTGGTACATCAACACCAACAACACCAGTGACCACTCCCATGGACACTACTGAGGCCACAACCCCAGAAGCAACAGTTCCACCAACTACCTCTACCACAATCTCTCCCACAACTCCTGTTGAAACAACAACACCAACAGTGGTCACCGCAAACCAAGAGGTTACCAATTCTTCAACTGAACCCAGAACCACGCAGACAAGGACACCAACTCCATTTGATACATCCTTTGCTACCAGGCCCTATTGGCTAACAATGG GTCTTGCCATTGATGAAAACATAAACGTCAACGCTCCTTCGTACATTGAAGAGATGGAGGGTAACCTTGCAGATATGTACGTGGAGGCTAATCGCCGTAGCAACCAGAGAATGGTGGAGATGGAGCAGCTACTGGATCAGCTGGATCCCGAGAGGAATCCTGCAGTGGATCCAGGTGGAGCCAGGAGAAAGAGAGCAGTGACTGTGAACACAATAACGGCACAG ATAATAGACATGACCCGACTCACCAACCCCACCGATGTCGAACTGACTTTCTACATAGTGGAGGAAGGTACCAAACTTCTCTCGGGGGAGGCCAAGACGGTGCTGGATGAGCTCACCCTCCAAGAGATGACCCTGTATATGGCTGTCCCAGTCAACAGTCCACCTATtg AGGTTGTACCATCAACCACAGTCATGCCATCGGCCGAGCCTCCGGCCCGCCTGTGGATCATTGCGGCAGTTCTCGTTCCATTGGCTCTACTGCTCTTCTGTTGCctctgctgctgttgctgctgctgcggGCGCAAACCCAGGAAGGAAGACGGTCCCATGGATCCCGATACATTCAAGATGCTCCAGTTCAAGGCAAAA TATCCATATAGACAGTACCCTGGCAGCCCTCAGGACCAGCATCTCCAACCAGTCCCGCGAGGGTTTGATGTGGTCAAACAAGATTATGCTAACAATGCGTTTGGTATGGAGGCAGGCATGGCGGAGGGGAAGCAGCAAATTGAAGAAGAAGCTGAGATGATGATACAGAGAGAGCTACCGAGAAG